The genomic segment aGAGATATTTCAGGggtaatatacttctttttataatctattttaataactattgaaaccttgttatttaaattattatggtaataatactaacataaaaaataatattttgtttttatatgattatgttaataagttTGAAAGGAACAGAGTATGGAATCgatttttgtatgttattgatAGAGGaatatacaaacatatatacatgAGAGCGTATCAATCAACGTAAATGCTAGAGATTTCTAAGAATATATAGTAAAGTTTATGGGAAGTAATTAATCTCCTAGCTAAACATACGGGATGTGATTTCTGAGATTTAAATGCCCAGTTTAGAACGAAATCCTTCGAACGCTGGTTGACCAAGTGGTTTGGTGAAAATGTTCGCTAGCTGAGAGATGCTGGAAACATGGATTGGTAGAAGAACACCTTTCTGAATTTCATCTCGGATGAAATGGCAATCATATTCAATGTGTTTCGTCCGTTCATGAAAAACGGGATTCGTAGCAATGTAGATTGCTGATATACTGTCACAGCAGAGATTGATACAAGTCTCGGAATCCACCAAGACAAGAATCACGGACTCAAAGACTTAGAAGCTTGGGTGGAAGCGATCTGATGGAGAGTAATCGGTTTGATGCTGATTCCACAACACCAAGGGCAAGAGAATATGATCAAAGGGCTATTCCTCGCAAAGATCAGAGACTCTGCACGTAACCTAAGCTGATTGATTCAACAAACTACCTAGAACTCGCAGGAACAaagatttgattcaaaacacaaagtgttgaagcaactgaaatttcttattattcaaaaatcgTGTGTTGAAAAGTAAAACGTGATAGAGCTTATATAGAGGCTCAAGTACAACATCTATATGCtgaaataagaaagaaatctccataattaataattcaaaaaacGTGTGTTGAAAAGTAAAACGTGATAGAGCTTATATAGAGGCTCAAGTACAACATCTATATgctaaaataagaaagaaatctccataattaatgataattatggTCTTTGAGAATTGAATGAGAATATCGGCCAAATCTGGAAAGTTGTGATGCACCTTGAGTCTTGATAACTTGGGGCCGAAGTTGTGGTTTCTTGGGACGTCTAGATTCATTCTAGGAAGCTTTTGGATGGTCTTGAGAGTCTCACAAAGGCGCAACACTGGATAAGGAAAAGGCCGTTGTGTCATAAAGACAAACAGatccaaataaggaaagttgcaCTTTGATTTGATTGGCCTTGTCAAGTGAGGTGGGGTGCATCCTAAGATGTTTGGTGAAGTCTCCAAATGATGTAGAAGCTCTCCAGGACGCCAAGGGATGCTTTGGCTTGAGCCATTTATGGAAAGATCCATTTTGAGTGTTAATTGACTTGCGAAAAGGCTCCCTGAACCATGTCTTGAACTAGCTCGAAACAAGGATGGCTTTCTTTGATCTTCCTCCTTAAAACATGTGTAGGAAGACATGTGGAAGGAGGTTGCCTCATTAATAACCTTTctaggtaaacccattgggaaaaaccctagataaaggaaaaagagtgcaacTGTCCTACTCCAACGATGTGATCTTCTGGCTCGTTGAATGTCCGCATCACTTCTATTTCCAGTGGACAGCTCCAAAGTATGATTGTTTCTGATTCTTGCACATATCAGAAGGATATAATTGTTCTCCTTAACTGGTAAAAGCTGGTTCTCTCCAAAAAGTACTTCAGACAGTCTATCGGGAAGTTCTTCATGTTGTACATCAAGAAGTCTGTCACGTATTACTTCAGCCACTGCTACAGCCGGTAATTCAGCTCCCGTTCTTACATCAAAGATGCATCGGCTGATTGTGATTAACCCCAAGATCACGAAGAATGTGTTTTAGCCAAAGAAGTTCTTTTGGTGATGAATGCCATTGCTCTATATTCTGCTTCTATGGATGACATACTCATTGTGtcttgcttctttgtcttccaagATATTGGAGAATCACCAACTTGAACAAAATAACCACTAACAGATCGACGAGAAAGAGGACATCCAGACCAATCAGAGTCACACCAACCGGTCATTTGAAAATTTTTCTGAGCGCGTAATAGAATACCTTGACCGGGGTTGCCTTTCAAATAGTGAAGAACTCTCAAAGCCGCATGCCAATGATCATGTCTAGGAGCTTTAATGAACCTTGCTAAAACATGTACACAATATGCTAAATCTGGCCGCGTAGCTGCTAGATATATCAACTTCCCAGCGAGACGACGATACTGATCGGGATGAGGAAGCAAAGGTGAGGTGGAGAGACCTAGTTTATGATTCTGTTCCAGAGGAAATTCCACTGGTTTACAGCCTAACAAACTTGCCTCATCGAGAAGCTCCAAAGTGTACTTCCGCTGATTCTAATAAAAACCCTTGATGCTGCGTGAGACCTCAATACCCAGAAAATAATTCAAACGACCAAGGTCTTTCATCTTGAAATAAGAAGCCAGATGGCCTTTTTTAAAGATGTAAGGCCTCATCAGAGTTACTTGAGATAATCATGTCGTCAACGTAAATCAAAATATTGATCCGTATACCACCCTTATCAAATGAAAATAAGGAGTTATCAGAGAGAGATTGGAGAAAACCATACTCACGCAAAGCCTTTGTTAATTTGGAAACCAACATCTAGGAGCTTGCTTCAAACCATACAAGGACTTGCGTAATCTACAAACTTTGGTCTCATCATTTGTAAAATAACCAGGCGGAGGCTTCATGTAGACTTCCTCAACAAGATTGCCATGAAGGAAAGCATTGTGCATGTCCATATGATGCACAAGCCAATTGTTTCCAACAGCGACTTGTAAAAGCATTCGGACTGTTTGCATTCGTGCCACTGGTGCAAACGTTTCTCCGTAATCAACACCCTCAACCTGTTTATTTCCAAGAGCCACCAAGCGTGCCTTGTATCGTTCAATTGAACCAtcagaattttgtttaattttgtaaacCCATTTTGATCCAATCGCTTTCTTACCAGGTGGCAAATCTTCAATCATCcaagtttcattttcttctagAGCATCTATTTCAGACCACATAGCCTTGTTCCACACTTTGCTTTGTGATGGTTGTTTGTATGTCTTGGGTTCAGCCGCAACAGTTATCGCAACCAAATATGCTCGATGCGTCGAAGAAAAACGAGTAGATCCCACATAATTCAAAATTGgataaagaaaaacagaattaCCCAGAAGCCGTGTTTGTGCAGTGTACGTTTTATAGTCCTGCAACTTTGGTGGTGGATTTCTCGGTCGGAGGCCTCACCGTAATTCAACAAAGCGACGGGCTGCTGAACTTCGTCATCATCGGTAGAAGCCGAAGGAGAGGACGAAGAAGTGACGACCGGAGATGGTGTCGAAGGTTCAGACGGAACGACGGGCCGGAAGATGGTGAGGAGGAGGTCGGAGTGGCAGAGGATGACGACGTCGGAGTTGAGGGCGACATAGATTGATCGGATGGTGAAAGTATCGGGACTGGAGAAGAAACATCATCAACTGGGTTTGAATTGCTTAATGGACCGACAAGCCTTGTTGGTTCTTCTACTATTGGGCCCAGTAAGCTTGTGGCCCATAACTCAACGTCTTCCTCGTCTATATTAGTTGCGAGAACATGAGTTGCATAAGGAAACTCTGTTTCACTGAAAACCTCATCCCTTGAGACAAAAAATTCTTGTTTGTAAAGATCATATAACCTCCATGCATTTTTGCCATAGGGATACCCAACGAATACACACTTTCGATTTCTTGGTGCAAACTTATCTCCTCTGTGTGTCTGATTTTGTGCATAGCAAAGACTGCCAAACACCTTCAGATGATCGTAAGTTGGAGGTGCACCATGTAACTTCTCATATGGCGTGACTCCATTAAGCACCGAACTAGGAGTTCGATTTATCAACTAACCAGCAATCAAGATACACTCTCCCCAAAAGGTTATTGGCAAGCTCGACTGAAAACGCAAAGCACGAGCAACATTTAATATATGTCGATGCTTTCTTTCAACTCTACCTTTTTGCTGTGGTGTGCCCACACAAGAAGTTTCATGAATGATCCCTTGTGAGCGAAAATAACTACCCATACTTGTAAACTCTATTCCGTTATCGCTTCGAATACGTTTAACTTGTTTTTGAAATTGTCGTTCAGCCAAAGAAATCAAACTTTTCAGATTTGTTGATGTTTCGGTTTTGTCTTGTTGAAGATAAATCCACACACTTTTGGAAAAATCATCGACGACGGTAAGAAAATATCAAGCACCCGAGGAAGAAGGAGTGCGATATGGTCCCCAAAGATCACAGTGAAGAAGCTCAAAAACAAATGATGTTTTATTCTCACTAATGGGAAAAGAAGATCTTGTTTGCTTGGCATGCAAGCATACATCACACACCTTATTCGATAATTCAGAAACAATAGAAACAGAAATATTTGGAAGAGAACCAACAACTTTTGGAGACGGATGACCCATCCTATTGTGCCACAACTCGTACGCGTTCACATCCTTATCCGTCACGAACGCTTCCAACTCCGTTCTACAAAAGCGAAAGGTTCCACAATCTCGTTTACCCGCACCAATCAGCATCCTCGAAGCACGGTCCTGGACCACAAGAAACTGATCAGCCATCTGTACTATACATCTATTCTCATCCATGAGCTGGCCCAAGGAAATGAGATCAGACTGAAATTCTTGAACATAAAAAAACAGATTTCAAAAGCATATTGGATCCTAAAACAACCGTTCCTTCTTTACAAGATATTCTCTCCCTCGCATCTGCCAAAATAACCAGCACATGCTCCATACTTTGCACATTCGGGAGTATATCATAGTTACCCGTCAAATGATGAGAAGCCCCGGTGTCTAATACCCAAGAGGGAGCGGAATACGTACCCAAAACTTTTTCATGACTGGAGCTTGCTGCACCATTGCCGCTAGCATTGAAAAGCTTCATAAGACGCTCCCACTGCTTGTCATCAAGACCACTGACCCCATTGCGGTCTTTGTTGGTGATTATGTAATTGGCACGTTCCTGAGGGTGCATGGGAGGCACATGAACAACATTCGCATACGTCATGTTACGACCTCGTCCACCCGACAGAACACCAACATAACCACCACGACTCCTTCCTTGTACCGTGCGGCTCCTTGGGCGATCACCCCACCACTCAGGGTAGCCAACGACAGAAAACAACGATCAGAGGAATGACCACTACGATGGCAGTGGGTACACACAGGTATCGCATCGTCAACACGGATAGACGTAGAAACACGACCTTGTTGTTGTACTGCATATGCAGTGATTTCAGCGGGATTATCCTCCTTTTTAACATTGTTTCTCAAATCTTCCTCTTGACGAACAACATTATACACTACCTCCAAAGGTTGAATCGGCACACGAGAAACCAGAGTCGATCTCACCGTGTTAAAAGGTTCATCAATACCAGAAAGAAAATTATGGACCTTGTCTTCCTCTCGATCGAGCTCCTGTAAAGTGGTAAGATTGCACTCACACTTCCCACATTTGCAGACACACAGTGGCCTGTGATTAGTCATGCTATCCCAAATCCGGTTCAACTTACCATAGTAACTCTCTATGGTAAGCCCTCGTTGCTTGCCGGAAGCTAGTTCCGCTTTGAGTTGCTGAATACAGAAACCATTAGTAACTGAAAACCGCTTCTTCAAGTGTTCCCATAAATCCTTGGCAACGTCCCAGTGAGAAATGTTGGAACGCAACACATGATCAATGGTCATCCGGATCCAGGAGATCATCAACGCCTGAATCTTCCACCAGTCATCAAGATCGGGTGATCCTTCTTCCGGTCGACCAATAGATCCATCAAGAAAACCGAATTTTTTTCGAGAAGAAAGCGCCGTCTTCATACCACGCGCTCATTCTTCTTAGTTCATCTCTTTCAACAGCAGATGGGATATCACAGCTCCAGGGTTGTCGGCAGCAGTCAAGTCATATGGATATATTGTACGTCGTACCTCCACAGTGGCTTGATTCGAGTTCGTCGAGTTCGGGTTCATCGAGTTCGTGTTGGTCGAGTTCGTGTTGGTCGAGTTCATGTTCGTCGGGTTCGGGGGATTCGTACCAGCCATgatcaaatgaaagaaaaaaatagaaaacttaaaaaatttgtgtttctagctctgataccatgaaaggaACATAATATGGAATCAATTTATGTATGTTATTGATAGATGaatatacaaacatatatacatgAGAGCGTATCAATCAACATAAATGCTAGAGATTTCTAAGAGTATACAGTAAAGTTTATGGGATGTAAATAATCTCTTAGCTAACGGGATGTGATTTAAGATCCCATtaaagttatatgtttaataagttatatgttctttattttaattaattttatattaattgatatgtttttattatctttttagaatattttacttataatgaatttaagaaatcaatatttatattaattttaagaaatcaatattattttggcttgtatttttgtaataaattttagTGAGATTTTGCtttactattaaatttgtgtgaaaatgataacatatctaattattattcagttaattgtttttaaaattaatacaatGATATAGAGCTGTAATTAATTAGGAAATTTAAGAGTATTTTgctaaaaagtatatatagggAACACtttaaatgtgtatatatagggaacactttatattttgttatcaCGGGAACGCTATTATTATTCCCAAAAAAGTTCAAACTAGTGAACGTATGAATTCACGGATCTATGTTTAATTTCTTATTAACATGTTTGATGTTTCGAATGATGGGCCTGCTAAAACTGCTGATCACGTGCTTTACACACTAAGTCTAtatgttaatgtaattatgtatatactTTTTCGTCAATGATGACTTGATCAGGGTTGAAGACTATAGTTTATAATGATATGTACTTTACTTTTGGtccaaatatcatatttatattttaccaaGAACACTTAtaaatctttttctctcttcttttctctcaaaaacggctaaactcgtcgaaagaaacaaaacactcgagttaagggttttctttaactcaaaacgcagcgtttaacttaagtcaaaacgcagaaaatcaactttgcatcaaccgatgcaacccctaaaccgagatttcggttcgcagatgttacaataactaatattttattttacaacgGATACTAATCAAACTCATCCTGCTTTATGAGCACTGTGCACATATATACGTGGTAGATCTCAtcatgtttggtttttatttatttacgtCAATGTGGACATGTGCGCGATCTATGTCATTTGAAGTTTCCGTATgataaaatgatatatttatcGATAagatatataacattttttacaaCAACACTATAAAGAGGGTTGGTTTTTTACAGGAATGTTCATACATGAATAATTTCAACCATATATATCGTGGAACTCGTAATtatgtaaaaagtaaaatacaCTTATTATCTATAGATCCACAATGGATTACATCGTATAAATATAGTTACTATGAAGTCCTTACACTGTAATCAAAAAGAGTTCATATTATATACTAACTCACGGTCATCCACTTTTTATCTATTAGAGGTAGCTTTTGATTGTTGATCCACTATATCAGAAGATCATCATAAACTTAGGAGACAGATTTCAAGTTTATCACTATAATTTTAATCATCTTTAAACCATTATAAACATCTATAAGTGTAAAAACATTTGTGTTGTGATTAGTTTTTCAGATTCTAAATTAGTATGGACTTGGGTAAGAGATTTTCCACActttaagtatatataatgggcatatatttctttgtttttagtcttAGACACCAACGGGCGTATATTTCTATGCAAGGCTAGGCATAGATATGATATGTCATGTGTGTAACGTTCACATGGGCcggttacttttttttttttttttttttttttcgttaaacCTTGAATATCCATTTGTGCCCGGCTGCCCgcacaaacacaaattatacGGTTAACGActaaatgatttaattaataaaccaaCCATCAAAAACAATGGGCCAATGCAATCgacataaataaatcaatagaTAGACAAAAGTGGAGAGATATGAGAAGGAaaaagatggtgaagaagacgaACTCTTGACTCAGCTTCATGT from the Camelina sativa cultivar DH55 chromosome 12, Cs, whole genome shotgun sequence genome contains:
- the LOC104733465 gene encoding uncharacterized protein LOC104733465, which gives rise to MKTALSSRKKFGFLDGSIGRPEEGSPDLDDWWKIQALMISWIRMTIDHVLRSNISHWDVAKDLWEHLKKRFSVTNGFCIQQLKAELASGKQRGLTIESYYGKLNRIWDSMTNHRPLCVCKCGKCECNLTTLQELDREEDKVHNFLSGIDEPFNTVRSTLVSRVPIQPLEVVYNVVRQEEDLRNNVKKEDNPAEITAYAVQQQGRVSTSIRVDDAIPVCTHCHRSGHSSDRCFLSLATLSGGVIAQGAARYKEGVVVVMLVFCRVDEERANYIITNKDRNGVSGLDDKQWERLMKLFNASGNGAASSSHEKVLGTYSAPSWVLDTGASHHLTGNYDILPNVQSMEHVLSDLISLGQLMDENRCIVQMADQFLVVQDRASRMLIGAGKRDCGTFRFCRTELEAFVTDKDVNAYELWHNRMGHPSPKVVGSLPNISVSIVSELSNKLINRTPSSVLNGVTPYEKLHGAPPTYDHLKVFGSLCYAQNQTHRGDKFAPRNRKCVFVGYPYGKNAWRLYDLYKQEFFVSRDEVFSETEFPYATHVLATNIDEEDVELWATSLLGPIVEEPTRLVGPLSNSNPVDDVSSPVPILSPSDQSMSPSTPTSSSSATPTSSSPSSGPSFRLNLRHHLRSSLLRPLLRLLPMMTKFSSPSLC